In Arthrobacter sp. SLBN-112, a genomic segment contains:
- a CDS encoding DUF1206 domain-containing protein, with protein sequence MSDGDSTLSQAADAVEDASNHKVIDVLARAGFAVMALLHVIVGAIAIAIAFGHQGDAEPTGAIARLADNPFGTIVMWACVVACLALALWQASEATLRARSLPRKERLAKLVSSGFLAIAYGSVGLSFAGFAVGQPSDSGDNTRDFSAGVMAHPAGPWILVALGLTILGIGIYFIAKGLRRGFKEELFHFVGTRRGRLIDSLGVTGHVAKGVALVLTGLLFVIAAAEHRPDESTGLDGSLKALQDHPFGPTLLVAIGAGFIAYGIFALIRARFGRM encoded by the coding sequence ATGTCCGACGGCGATTCCACCCTCAGCCAGGCAGCCGACGCTGTCGAGGACGCGTCCAACCATAAGGTCATCGATGTCCTGGCCCGTGCGGGATTCGCCGTCATGGCACTGCTTCATGTGATCGTCGGCGCCATCGCGATCGCCATCGCCTTCGGCCACCAGGGGGACGCTGAACCAACCGGCGCCATCGCCCGGCTGGCTGACAACCCTTTCGGAACAATCGTCATGTGGGCGTGCGTCGTGGCATGCCTTGCCTTGGCTCTTTGGCAGGCCAGCGAAGCCACCCTCCGCGCCCGGAGCCTGCCCCGCAAAGAACGCCTCGCCAAACTGGTTTCGTCGGGTTTCCTTGCCATCGCGTACGGCAGCGTGGGCCTTAGTTTTGCGGGTTTCGCCGTGGGGCAGCCCAGCGACTCGGGCGACAACACCCGGGATTTCAGTGCGGGCGTGATGGCGCACCCCGCGGGGCCCTGGATCCTGGTGGCCCTGGGCCTGACCATCCTCGGCATTGGCATCTATTTCATCGCCAAAGGCCTTCGCCGCGGATTCAAGGAGGAGCTGTTCCATTTCGTCGGCACCCGGCGGGGCAGGCTGATCGACAGCCTGGGCGTCACCGGCCACGTGGCCAAAGGCGTCGCCCTGGTCCTCACCGGGCTGCTGTTCGTGATCGCCGCCGCCGAACACCGGCCCGACGAATCCACCGGACTGGACGGCAGCCTCAAGGCCCTCCAGGACCATCCGTTCGGGCCCACCCTGCTGGTTGCGATTGGCGCAGGCTTCATCGCCTATGGGATTTTCGCATTGATCCGGGCCCGGTTCGGCCGCATGTAG
- a CDS encoding SRPBCC family protein — protein sequence MSTVSLLFKCPPADVWRVIADGWLYSGWVVGASRIRDVDAEWPGRGSRLHHSVGAWPLVINDSSRVTAVEPGRSLELVARGWPVGEAKVDIKLEDRGGQCLVTIAEDAIRGPGKLMPKFLRDPVISARNRETLRRLELMAIGGAGK from the coding sequence ATGTCCACCGTCTCGCTGCTGTTCAAGTGCCCCCCGGCCGACGTCTGGCGGGTCATCGCCGACGGCTGGCTGTACTCCGGCTGGGTGGTGGGCGCATCCCGGATAAGGGATGTGGACGCCGAATGGCCCGGGCGCGGTTCCCGGCTCCACCACTCCGTGGGCGCCTGGCCGCTGGTGATCAACGACAGCAGCCGTGTCACAGCCGTGGAGCCCGGACGCTCACTGGAACTCGTGGCGCGCGGCTGGCCGGTGGGCGAGGCCAAGGTGGACATCAAGCTGGAGGACCGCGGCGGCCAGTGCCTGGTCACCATTGCCGAGGACGCCATCCGCGGGCCGGGCAAGCTGATGCCGAAATTCCTCCGGGATCCCGTCATCTCCGCCCGGAACCGGGAGACGCTCCGCCGGCTGGAACTGATGGCCATCGGCGGCGCCGGAAAATAG
- a CDS encoding FadR/GntR family transcriptional regulator — MSLSPSVRQPLAAEVTAKLREMVHSGEWALNQRIPPEPELMTRLGVSRGTLREAVKALAHGGMLEVRRGDGTYVRATNEMSGAARRLYQDHTEQHILEVRLGLDTQAARLAARNATDDDVTSLRAFLTARDQAWKNGDFEAWADADWEFHLGVAQASGNPLLLELYASFGTVFHQDLLTQQRRPGFNGLPRDGHETLLDAIERRHEDDAVATVNRNLNSCAEWLAE, encoded by the coding sequence GTGTCCCTGAGCCCCTCCGTCCGGCAGCCGCTTGCCGCCGAAGTCACCGCCAAGCTGCGGGAGATGGTCCACTCCGGCGAGTGGGCCTTGAACCAGCGCATCCCCCCCGAACCCGAGCTCATGACCCGGCTGGGGGTTTCCCGCGGCACCCTGCGCGAAGCGGTGAAAGCCCTGGCGCACGGCGGCATGCTGGAGGTCCGCCGCGGCGACGGTACGTACGTGCGGGCCACGAACGAGATGTCCGGTGCCGCGCGGCGGCTGTACCAGGACCACACCGAGCAGCACATCCTTGAGGTCCGGCTGGGCCTGGACACCCAGGCTGCCCGGCTGGCCGCCCGGAATGCCACGGACGACGACGTCACGTCCCTGAGAGCTTTCCTCACCGCCCGGGACCAGGCCTGGAAGAACGGGGACTTCGAGGCGTGGGCAGACGCTGACTGGGAGTTTCACCTGGGCGTTGCCCAGGCGTCCGGCAACCCGCTGCTGCTTGAGCTTTATGCCAGCTTCGGGACCGTGTTCCACCAGGACCTGCTCACGCAGCAGCGCCGGCCAGGCTTCAACGGGCTCCCCCGGGACGGCCACGAAACCCTCCTTGACGCCATCGAGCGGCGGCACGAGGACGACGCCGTGGCCACCGTGAACCGGAACCTGAACTCCTGCGCGGAATGGCTGGCGGAGTAG